In the Nerophis ophidion isolate RoL-2023_Sa linkage group LG01, RoL_Noph_v1.0, whole genome shotgun sequence genome, one interval contains:
- the LOC133549486 gene encoding gastrula zinc finger protein XlCGF57.1-like, with amino-acid sequence MDDCCYAKMATFGKKESERGSVPPTSSKSPTKEKSKAADGGDRVEVSNIVILEAGEKRGDEDFKERAAMIVSLKKAVEFTSEEMKECKSRMKKMEEQISRLCKENKDLKEEMLEKSKRCAVCEEKTGPHVYINLQKIEDVQQLIGHPGELPPQPQGEGSILKQERPRPPHIKEEDKELSMTQEADPTKLALTVVSVKTEDDEEKPLPDHLLAPLSDSEVEDEVEVTLSSDTDCEGDMRTHTDNKHSGCSKKSNLTGQMRTHTEEKSYKCSVCGKRLSRQNGLTRHMRTHTGEKPFKCSVCSKRFSLKTKWTEHMRLHTGEKPFNCSECGQRFSHKGTLTNHMVRHTVEKPLDCSECGQTFYSQYTLTKHMVTHTSEKLFKCSVCCKTFICNAYLVTHMRRHAGEKPCVCSVCNRRFFRKGELAEHMKTHTGEKPFKCSVCGRAFAHKSVLPRHMRTHTGEKPFSCSVCYRSFSGMGSLKRHTMKHTGE; translated from the exons ATGGACGACTGCTGCTATGCTAAAATGGCGACGTTCGGTAAAAAAGAAAGTGAAAGAGGATCAGTGCCACCAACTTCCAGCAAATCACCAACGAAGGAAAAGAGCAAAGCTGCAGATGGTGGTGACCGCGTGGAAGTTTCCAACATCGTCATTCTGGAGGCTGGCGAGAAACGAGGCGACGAAGACTTCAAAGAAAGAGccgccatgattgttagcttgaagaaggcagtggagttcacatcagaggagatgaaagaatgcaaaaGTCGAATGAAAAAAATGGAGGAGCAAATAAGCCGCTTGTGTAAAGAAAATAAGGATTTGAAAGAAGAGATGTTGGAGAAGAGTAAGAGATgtgcagtgtgtgaagagaagactggaccacatgtctacatcaaccTGCAGAAGATTGAAG acgtccagcagctgattgGTCATCCAGGAGAACTTCCTCCTCAGCCGCAGGGTGAGGGCTCCATTTTGAAGCAAGAGCGTCCACGGCctccccacattaaagaggaagacaagGAACTCAGCATGACGCAGGAAGCTGACCCCACCAAGTTGGcgctgactgttgtctctgtgaagactgaagatgatgaagagaaaccactaCCGGACCACCTCTTAGCTCCACTTTCAGATAGTGAGGTTGAAGACGAGGTTGAAGtaactttgagcagcgatacagactgtgaaggtgatatgaggactcacactgacaacaaacactctggATGCTCAAAAAAGAGCAACTTGACTGGACagatgagaacacacacagaggagaaatCATATAAATGTTCAGTTTGCGGTAAAAGATTGTCACGTCAGAATGGTTTgacaagacacatgagaacacacacaggagagaaaccttttaaatGCTCAGTTTGCAGTAAAAGGTTTTCTTTGAAGACCAAATGGACTGAACACATGAGATTACACACAGGAGAgaaaccatttaattgttcagaATGTGGTCAAAGGTTTTCTCACAAGGGCACTTTGACAAACCACATGGTAAGACACACAGTAGAGAAACCACTTGATTGTTCAGAATGTGGTCAAACGTTTTATAGTCAGTACACTTTGACCAAACACATGGTAACGCACACATCGGAAAAACTGTTTAAGTGCTCAGTTTGCTGCAAAACATTTATTTGTAATGCCTATTTGGtaacacacatgagaagacacgcaGGAGAGAAACCATGTGTTTGTTCAGTTTGCAATAGAAGATTTTTTCGGAAGGGCGAGTTGGCagaacacatgaaaacacacacagggGAGAAACCATTtaaatgttcagtttgtggcagaGCCTTTGCCCATAAATCCGTTTTGCCAAGACACATGAGAACCCATacgggagagaaaccttttagtTGTTCAGTCTGTTATAGAAGCTTTTCAGGTATGGGTTCTTTAAAACGacacacaatgaaacacacaGGAGAGTAA